Genomic DNA from Gilliamella sp. ESL0441:
CCTATCAATCTTGATAAAATTCACAAGGTTATCACTTGGGCAGCGGAAGGATTAGAAAATGTTTCGGTATCCCAAGTTGAATTGCGTTCACATATTCAATTTTATGATGGTATACGAACTTCAGATATTCACGAAACAATCATTCGAGCAGCAGCCGATCTTATATCGCAAGATGCACCTGATTACCAATATTTGGCAGCACGATTAGCCATTTTTCATTTACGTAAAAAAGCTTACAACCAATTTACTCCCCCACCACTTTACGAGCACGTTAAGAACCTTGTCGCAAGTGACCGTTATGACAAACACCTGCTTGAAGATTATACTCAAGAAGAGTTTGAACAAATGGATAAAATCGTCGATCATTGGCGTGATATGTCTTTTTCATATGCGGCAGTTAAACAACTTGAAGGTAAATACTTAGTTCAAAATCGGGTAACTGGCGAAATCTATGAAAGTGCACAGTTTCTATACATTTTAGTTGCAGCTTGCCTTTTTGCTAATTACCCTAAAGATACACGTCTTAGCTATATCAAACGCTTTTATGATGCGGTTTCAACATTTAAAATTTCATTGCCAACGCCAATTATGGCTGGTGTTCGCACCCCAACACGCCAATTTAGTTCATGTGTACTTATCGAATGTGACGACAGCTTAGATTCCATTAATGCGACAGCAAGCGCAATTGTCAAATATGTGTCACAACGGGCAGGCATTGGGGTCAATGCGGGCAAAATTAGAGCACTGGGTAGTTCAATTCGTGGTGGTGAAGCTTTCCACACTGGCTGTATCCCATTCTATAAATATTTTCAAACGGCGGTAAAATCTTGTTCACAAGGTGGAGTTCGTGGTGGTGCTGCAACGGTATTTTATCCACTTTGGCATTTAGAAGTCGAAAGTCTATTGGTTTTACGTAATAATCGAGGTGTTGAAGAAAACCGTGTTAGACATTTGGATTATGGTGTTCAGATTAATAAATTAATGTATCAACGCTTAATCCAAAACGAAAACATTACGCTTTTCAGCCCGTCAGATGTACCGGGTCTATACGAGGCATTTTTTGCCGATCAAGCAAAATTCGACGCCCTTTATCATCAATATGAACAAGATGTGAATATCCGAAAAAGAGTGGTAAAAGCGGTGGAACTCTTTGCCCTGTTAATGCAAGAACGTGCATCAACTGGACGTATTTATATTCAAAATGTTGACCACTGTAATACTCACAGTCCATTCAATGCTCAGCTTGCACCTGTACATCAATCTAATTTATGTATGGAAATTGCGTTACCAACTAAACCGTTGAATAATGTTAACGATGAAAAGGGTGAAATAGCACTATGTACACTATCTGCCTTTAATTTAGGTGAAATTCAATCGTTAGATGATTTTGAAGAGCTCGCCGATTTAACCGTTCGTGCCCTTGATTCACTGCTTGATTATCAGGATTACCCTGTTCCTGCTGCTCGCAATTCATCCATTAATCGCCGTACATTAGGCATTGGTGTCATTAACTATGCCTATTATTTAGCAAAACATGGGGTAAAATATTCAGACGGCAGCGCTAATAATTTAACCCACCGCACGTTTGAAGCGATGCAATATTATCTTTTAAAAGCATCCAATAACTTAGCGAAAGAAAAAGGTGCATGTAACTTATTTAACGAAACGACCTATTCACAAGGTATATTACCGATAGATACCTATAAAAAGGATCTTGATACCATTACAAAAGAGCCATTACATTATGATTGGGAAGCACTGCGTGAATCAATTAAAACTCATGGTTTACGTAATTCAACCTTATCGGCATTAATGCCTTCTGAAACGTCATCGCAAATATCTAATGCGACTAATGGTATTGAGCCGCCACGAGGATATGTCAGTGTTAAGGCCTCAAAAGATGGCATCTTAAAGCAAGTGGTACCTGACTATAAAGATTTAAAAAATTTCTATGAACTGCTGTGGCAAATTCCTAATAATACGGGCTATTTACAACTAGTTGGTATCATGCAGAAATTTATCGATCAATCAATTTCGGCTAACACCAATTATGATCCGACAAAATTCCCGAATGACAAAGTACCGATGAAACAATTACTTGCTGATTTATTAACCGCATATAAATTTGGAGTCAAAACACTCTATTACCATAACACACGTGATGGGGCGGAAGATATTCAAGGGGATATTGCACTAACTGAAAGTGATGAAGGTTGTGAAGGCGGAGCTTGTAAAATTTAATTGCCTTTTTCGACAAAAATAAAGCATTACTTTAAAAACGTTCGATGGGGATTTTAATCCCCAATAATTGCCCTTTTTTGCTATCGATAGGTAGTGGTAAAAGCAACTAAAATCAGTTAGGAGTACGATTATGAATATGAATTACAGTACCTTTTCGCATGTACATAACGATCAGCTTAAAGAACCCATGTTTCTTGGTCAACCAGTTAATGTGGCGCGTTATGACCAACAAAAATATGAAATGTTTGAAAAATTAATCGAAAAACAACTTTCGTTTTTTTGGCGTCCGGAAGAAGTCGATATATCTCAAGACCGGATTGACTATGCGGCACTACCCGAGCATGAAAAACATATTTTTATTAGTAATTTAAAATACCAAACATTATTGGATTCGATTCAAGGTCGTAGTCCAAACGTTGCTTTACTCCCTTTAATTTCAATTCCTGAACTTGAAACTTGGGTAGAAACGTGGTCGTTTTCAGAGACGATTCACTCTCGCTCTTACACACACATCATACGTAACATTGTCAATGATCCTTCTGTGGTATTTGATGACATTGTGACAAATAAAGAGATCCAAAAACGTGCGGGTGACATTGCGGGTTATTACGATGATCTAATTAGCTATGCGAGTTATTACAACTTATTAGGTGAAGGTAAACACACGGTTAACAATAAAACCATTACCATAAGTTTACGTGAATTGAAAAAGAAACTGTACCTTTGCTTAATGAGTGTTAATGCCCTTGAGGCCATTCGTTTTTATGTCAGCTTTGCTTGCTCTTTTGCTTTCGCTGAACGAGAACTAATGGAAGGAAATGCAAAAATCATCAAACTTATTGCCCGTGATGAAGCCCTACACTTAACGGGAACTCAATTTATGATTAATACGCTTCGTAGTGGTGAAGATGATCCTGAAATGGCTGAAATAGCTAAAGAGTGTGAACAAGACTGCTATGATCTTTTTTTACAAGCAGCGAATCAAGAAAAAGAGTGGGCAGCATACTTATTTGAAGGCGGTTCAATGATTGGCTTAAATAAAGATATTTTATGTCAATATGTTGAATATATCACCAATATCCGTATGCAAGCGGTCGGGCTTAAACTACCATACGAAGTCAAATCTAACCCGATTCCATGGATCAACAATTGGTTAGTATCCGACAATGTACAAGTTGCCCCACAAGAAGCCGAAATGAGCTCTTATCTAGTCGGTCAAATTGATTCTGAAATCAATGAAGATGATTTGAGTGATTTCACTTTATAGTTAATCTTTTCACTAATACTTTTTTATTCAGACTTGCTTAGGTTTTATATTCAAACCTGGGCAAGTTTTGTCTTTGATGGTTAATCAAATTTACAATTAAGTATCAAAATTATTTTTTTCATTGATATAAATAGCGCTCAATAATTGATTAATGACAATATTAATTGTATGATTAAAATAAGATTAATTAAAAAAAGCAAAAACAAATTAACAAAAAATTATCTAATTTAAATATTTTAACCTTAAATTTAATGAATATGTGTTATATTGTAATTGTTTTAACCTTTTAAAGCGGTACCGTTAATCAATCTTAAAAAAATTAATTCATTTTTTACTTACATTAAACATGGGTTTTAATATGAAAAAACTTTTATTGAGTAGCCTTATCGGTTTTGTTTTGGTTGGTTGTGGTGAAAACAAAGTGACAGAAGAGATGCTTATAGGTGATTGGGAATGCACTCTTATCGGTCAAGAAGCAAAATGGAAAGATGGCAAATTTGAAGATTATTCCCCTATAAAAACAGACAATGGGAAAATCAAATATTTCATGAAAAACAATACGCTATATTTCAATTTTGGTACTAACGAATCTTATCCTTACAATTTACATTCTTACTACAATAATGAAGAAAAAATCCAATCAAATAATGGAATTACTTACAAAGTACAAAAAACTATCAATTATGTATCACAAAATAAATTCCAAACTTCAGAGTTAACTGAAATCAATTTCGATAATAATGAGATGAGAAACAAAAAAATTAAGGTAGAAGTCACCTGTGACCGCATAACACAATAAATTTTCTAAAAAATTAATAGTATAAACTGTGGCTTGACAGCTATCTTAATAAAGGGGACGATATACAATAATTGAATTTTTTAATTTAATATAATTCCCATGACGCAAGCGCATTTGTTTTATCCTATTTCACCGCTAGATTTTAGAGATGATGAAATCAATATTCATCATCTTAAAATGCAACTTGATCAGTTTCAACAATGGTCGATAATGCAATTTAAACAGAATGCAGACATTGATGAATTAGTGCATCTACGCAGTCAATTTATCGATAAATTACTAGCACGATTATGGTGTTATTATCAAATTCCAGCTCAAACTTCATCACATTTAAAAAAAAATCGTATTGCATTAATCGCTGTCGGAGGCTATGGACGAGCAGAGCTACATCCTCTATCAGATATTGATATTTTAATATTAAGTGATTACCCACTTAATCATGACATCGAAAAACAAGTCAGCGAGTTAGTACGATTGCTTTGGGATCTTCATTTGGATATAGGTCATAGTGTCAGAACGCTAAAAACATGTTTGCAAGAAGCCAAGAATGATATTACTATCATGACCAATCTAATTGAATCAAGATTAGTTGCCGGTAATGATCCATTATTACATGCGCTACGACAACACATTTTTAGTGATAAAATCTGGCCTTCTCCTGCTTTTTATCGTGCTAAGATTGCCGAACAGCAAGCCCGACATCAGCAATATCACAGTACAACTTATAATCTTGAACCTGATTTAAAAAATAGTCCCGGCGGTCTACGTGATATGCAGATCATTCAATGGATTGCGATTCGTCACTTTGGCGATGAATTTTTACAAAAAATTGCTGATTTTAATTACCTCACTCCGGAAGAGATAGACGAATTTAAAACTTGTCGTAAATTTTTATGGCGTATTCGTTTTGCGCTTCATAGTGTCATTACTCGCTATGACAACCGCTTGCTTTTTGATCGCCAATTAAGTATCGCCAAGCTGTTAGGCTATCAAGGTCAAGGAAACGCACCTGTTGAACAAATGATGCATGATTACTATCGAATTGCACATAACGTTACCGAGCTAAATCAGATGTTACTGCAATTATTTGATGAATCTATTCTTGAAGTTAATCCAAGCAACAAACCCTATGATATCGATGAGCACTTTCAAATCCGAGAAAGATTAATTGATGTAAAAGATGATAGTATCTTTAAAAAAGATCCAACAATGATATTACAGCTGTTTTACACCATTTTGCTCAATCCTCAAATCATTGGTCTCTATTCTAATACCATTCGTCAGTTACGCTCTGCAAGGCGAAAACTTACCACATTATTATGTGAACACCCTAAAGCCAGAACACTATTTATGTTAATCATTAAGCATCCGGATGCCATTGCAAAAGCAATTTTACCCATGCATCG
This window encodes:
- the nrdA gene encoding class 1a ribonucleoside-diphosphate reductase subunit alpha; this encodes MNKSIFVTKRDGKKEPINLDKIHKVITWAAEGLENVSVSQVELRSHIQFYDGIRTSDIHETIIRAAADLISQDAPDYQYLAARLAIFHLRKKAYNQFTPPPLYEHVKNLVASDRYDKHLLEDYTQEEFEQMDKIVDHWRDMSFSYAAVKQLEGKYLVQNRVTGEIYESAQFLYILVAACLFANYPKDTRLSYIKRFYDAVSTFKISLPTPIMAGVRTPTRQFSSCVLIECDDSLDSINATASAIVKYVSQRAGIGVNAGKIRALGSSIRGGEAFHTGCIPFYKYFQTAVKSCSQGGVRGGAATVFYPLWHLEVESLLVLRNNRGVEENRVRHLDYGVQINKLMYQRLIQNENITLFSPSDVPGLYEAFFADQAKFDALYHQYEQDVNIRKRVVKAVELFALLMQERASTGRIYIQNVDHCNTHSPFNAQLAPVHQSNLCMEIALPTKPLNNVNDEKGEIALCTLSAFNLGEIQSLDDFEELADLTVRALDSLLDYQDYPVPAARNSSINRRTLGIGVINYAYYLAKHGVKYSDGSANNLTHRTFEAMQYYLLKASNNLAKEKGACNLFNETTYSQGILPIDTYKKDLDTITKEPLHYDWEALRESIKTHGLRNSTLSALMPSETSSQISNATNGIEPPRGYVSVKASKDGILKQVVPDYKDLKNFYELLWQIPNNTGYLQLVGIMQKFIDQSISANTNYDPTKFPNDKVPMKQLLADLLTAYKFGVKTLYYHNTRDGAEDIQGDIALTESDEGCEGGACKI
- the nrdB gene encoding class Ia ribonucleoside-diphosphate reductase subunit beta — translated: MNYSTFSHVHNDQLKEPMFLGQPVNVARYDQQKYEMFEKLIEKQLSFFWRPEEVDISQDRIDYAALPEHEKHIFISNLKYQTLLDSIQGRSPNVALLPLISIPELETWVETWSFSETIHSRSYTHIIRNIVNDPSVVFDDIVTNKEIQKRAGDIAGYYDDLISYASYYNLLGEGKHTVNNKTITISLRELKKKLYLCLMSVNALEAIRFYVSFACSFAFAERELMEGNAKIIKLIARDEALHLTGTQFMINTLRSGEDDPEMAEIAKECEQDCYDLFLQAANQEKEWAAYLFEGGSMIGLNKDILCQYVEYITNIRMQAVGLKLPYEVKSNPIPWINNWLVSDNVQVAPQEAEMSSYLVGQIDSEINEDDLSDFTL